The following are from one region of the Ischnura elegans chromosome X, ioIscEleg1.1, whole genome shotgun sequence genome:
- the LOC124170879 gene encoding cyclin-dependent kinase 17-like isoform X3, which yields MEVKMAFSRFCVVHENPRIGSDGESEEASGASDDVTSPVKLRPKNRRFSEQDINKRLSLPADLHLPESFIAKQNVSPTIDGPLTRASRRQSLSEIGFGRMETYTKLDKLGQGTYATVFKGRSRLTDNLVALKEIRLEHEEGAPCTAIREVSLLKELRHANIVTLHDIVHTEKSLTLVFEYLEKDLKQYMDDCGNIISMNDVKIFLFQLLRGLSYCHRRRILHRDLKPQNLLINERGELKLADFGLARAKSVPTKTYSNEVVTLWYRPPDVLLGSTEYSTPIDIWGVGCIFFEMACGRPLFPGTSVEEQLQLIFRSLGPPSEEAWPALACLPDFHSYALIIPPPIPAHIPNAHPSLCTDSLLGKAFRLDEESLDLLHKFLRYEAKKRISAADAMRHKYFESLGQRVHRLPDVASIFSVPGIHLGKDPGCRPSLGFLRNNGGSRLRRQSMLL from the exons ATGGAAGTTAAAATGGCATTCTCTCGATTTT GTGTGGTCCACGAAAACCCTCGCATTGGCTCGGATGGAGAATCTGAAGAGGCCTCTGGAGCTTCCGATGATGTCACGTCTCCCGTGAAGCTGAGACCAAAAAACCGACGCTTCAGTGAG CAGGATATCAACAAACGCCTTTCATTGCCTGCTGATCTACACCTTCCTGAATCATTTATTGCTAAGCAAAATGTTAGCCCTACAATTGATGGCCCACTTACCAGAGCCAGCCGAAGGCAATCTCTCTCGGAGATTGGATTTGGGAGGATGGAGACATACACCAAATTGGATAAGTTAGGCCAG GGCACCTATGCCACTGTCTTTAAGGGCCGCTCAAGATTAACAGATAACCTTGTGGCACTGAAGGAAATTCGCCTGGAGCATGAGGAAGGTGCCCCATGCACAGCTATACGGGAAGTCTCGCTGTTGAAGGAGTTGAGGCATGCCAACATTG TTACGCTTCATGATATTGTTCACACTGAAAAGTCACTGACTTTAGTATTTGAATATTTAGAGAAAGACCTCAAGCAGTACATGGATGATTGTGGAAACATTATCAGTATGAATGATGTCAag atatttttatttcaactattgAGGGGACTCTCCTATTGTCACCGAAGGAGGATTCTTCACAGAGATTTGAAGCCCCAAAATTTGCTAATCAACGAGAGAGGGGAACTAAAG CTTGCTGATTTTGGATTGGCTCGAGCTAAGTCAGTGCCCACAAAAACCTACTCCAATGAAGTGGTCACTTTGTGGTATCGGCCTCCAGATGTTCTTCTGGGCTCAACGGAATACTCAACACCAATAGATATCTG GGGAGTGGGgtgtatattttttgaaatggcCTGTGGACGTCCTCTATTCCCGGGCACATCAGTGGAAGAGCAGTTACAGTTGATATTCAGGTCGCTGGGTCCTCCCTCGGAAGAAGCCTGGCCTGCCCTGGCATGTTTGCCTGATTTCCACTCTTATGCCCTCATCATCCCACCCCCCATACCTGCTCATATACCTAATGCTCACCCCTCGCTCTGCACTGACTCTCTGCTTGGAAAGGCATTCAGACTGGATGAAGAGAGCTTAGATTTACTTCATAAATTTCTTCGA tatgaagcaaagaaaagaattTCTGCTGCTGATGCCATGAGACACAAGTACTTTGAGTCTTTAGGCCAGAGGGTTCACCGTTTACCTGATG tGGCGTCAATCTTCTCTGTCCCAGGAATACATTTGGGGAAAGACCCAGGTTGCAGACCGTCTTTAGGGTTTCTTCGAAATAATGGTGGCAGTCGTCTGAGGCGGCAAAGCATGCTTCTATGA
- the LOC124170879 gene encoding cyclin-dependent kinase 18-like isoform X2 translates to MDIKVLHKSSTFSSFTSGSHKIGNWFAALGDRRRKNSMKTSKSLTLGVVHENPRIGSDGESEEASGASDDVTSPVKLRPKNRRFSEDINKRLSLPADLHLPESFIAKQNVSPTIDGPLTRASRRQSLSEIGFGRMETYTKLDKLGQGTYATVFKGRSRLTDNLVALKEIRLEHEEGAPCTAIREVSLLKELRHANIVTLHDIVHTEKSLTLVFEYLEKDLKQYMDDCGNIISMNDVKIFLFQLLRGLSYCHRRRILHRDLKPQNLLINERGELKLADFGLARAKSVPTKTYSNEVVTLWYRPPDVLLGSTEYSTPIDIWGVGCIFFEMACGRPLFPGTSVEEQLQLIFRSLGPPSEEAWPALACLPDFHSYALIIPPPIPAHIPNAHPSLCTDSLLGKAFRLDEESLDLLHKFLRYEAKKRISAADAMRHKYFESLGQRVHRLPDVASIFSVPGIHLGKDPGCRPSLGFLRNNGGSRLRRQSMLL, encoded by the exons GTGTGGTCCACGAAAACCCTCGCATTGGCTCGGATGGAGAATCTGAAGAGGCCTCTGGAGCTTCCGATGATGTCACGTCTCCCGTGAAGCTGAGACCAAAAAACCGACGCTTCAGTGAG GATATCAACAAACGCCTTTCATTGCCTGCTGATCTACACCTTCCTGAATCATTTATTGCTAAGCAAAATGTTAGCCCTACAATTGATGGCCCACTTACCAGAGCCAGCCGAAGGCAATCTCTCTCGGAGATTGGATTTGGGAGGATGGAGACATACACCAAATTGGATAAGTTAGGCCAG GGCACCTATGCCACTGTCTTTAAGGGCCGCTCAAGATTAACAGATAACCTTGTGGCACTGAAGGAAATTCGCCTGGAGCATGAGGAAGGTGCCCCATGCACAGCTATACGGGAAGTCTCGCTGTTGAAGGAGTTGAGGCATGCCAACATTG TTACGCTTCATGATATTGTTCACACTGAAAAGTCACTGACTTTAGTATTTGAATATTTAGAGAAAGACCTCAAGCAGTACATGGATGATTGTGGAAACATTATCAGTATGAATGATGTCAag atatttttatttcaactattgAGGGGACTCTCCTATTGTCACCGAAGGAGGATTCTTCACAGAGATTTGAAGCCCCAAAATTTGCTAATCAACGAGAGAGGGGAACTAAAG CTTGCTGATTTTGGATTGGCTCGAGCTAAGTCAGTGCCCACAAAAACCTACTCCAATGAAGTGGTCACTTTGTGGTATCGGCCTCCAGATGTTCTTCTGGGCTCAACGGAATACTCAACACCAATAGATATCTG GGGAGTGGGgtgtatattttttgaaatggcCTGTGGACGTCCTCTATTCCCGGGCACATCAGTGGAAGAGCAGTTACAGTTGATATTCAGGTCGCTGGGTCCTCCCTCGGAAGAAGCCTGGCCTGCCCTGGCATGTTTGCCTGATTTCCACTCTTATGCCCTCATCATCCCACCCCCCATACCTGCTCATATACCTAATGCTCACCCCTCGCTCTGCACTGACTCTCTGCTTGGAAAGGCATTCAGACTGGATGAAGAGAGCTTAGATTTACTTCATAAATTTCTTCGA tatgaagcaaagaaaagaattTCTGCTGCTGATGCCATGAGACACAAGTACTTTGAGTCTTTAGGCCAGAGGGTTCACCGTTTACCTGATG tGGCGTCAATCTTCTCTGTCCCAGGAATACATTTGGGGAAAGACCCAGGTTGCAGACCGTCTTTAGGGTTTCTTCGAAATAATGGTGGCAGTCGTCTGAGGCGGCAAAGCATGCTTCTATGA
- the LOC124170879 gene encoding cyclin-dependent kinase 18-like isoform X1, whose protein sequence is MDIKVLHKSSTFSSFTSGSHKIGNWFAALGDRRRKNSMKTSKSLTLGVVHENPRIGSDGESEEASGASDDVTSPVKLRPKNRRFSEQDINKRLSLPADLHLPESFIAKQNVSPTIDGPLTRASRRQSLSEIGFGRMETYTKLDKLGQGTYATVFKGRSRLTDNLVALKEIRLEHEEGAPCTAIREVSLLKELRHANIVTLHDIVHTEKSLTLVFEYLEKDLKQYMDDCGNIISMNDVKIFLFQLLRGLSYCHRRRILHRDLKPQNLLINERGELKLADFGLARAKSVPTKTYSNEVVTLWYRPPDVLLGSTEYSTPIDIWGVGCIFFEMACGRPLFPGTSVEEQLQLIFRSLGPPSEEAWPALACLPDFHSYALIIPPPIPAHIPNAHPSLCTDSLLGKAFRLDEESLDLLHKFLRYEAKKRISAADAMRHKYFESLGQRVHRLPDVASIFSVPGIHLGKDPGCRPSLGFLRNNGGSRLRRQSMLL, encoded by the exons GTGTGGTCCACGAAAACCCTCGCATTGGCTCGGATGGAGAATCTGAAGAGGCCTCTGGAGCTTCCGATGATGTCACGTCTCCCGTGAAGCTGAGACCAAAAAACCGACGCTTCAGTGAG CAGGATATCAACAAACGCCTTTCATTGCCTGCTGATCTACACCTTCCTGAATCATTTATTGCTAAGCAAAATGTTAGCCCTACAATTGATGGCCCACTTACCAGAGCCAGCCGAAGGCAATCTCTCTCGGAGATTGGATTTGGGAGGATGGAGACATACACCAAATTGGATAAGTTAGGCCAG GGCACCTATGCCACTGTCTTTAAGGGCCGCTCAAGATTAACAGATAACCTTGTGGCACTGAAGGAAATTCGCCTGGAGCATGAGGAAGGTGCCCCATGCACAGCTATACGGGAAGTCTCGCTGTTGAAGGAGTTGAGGCATGCCAACATTG TTACGCTTCATGATATTGTTCACACTGAAAAGTCACTGACTTTAGTATTTGAATATTTAGAGAAAGACCTCAAGCAGTACATGGATGATTGTGGAAACATTATCAGTATGAATGATGTCAag atatttttatttcaactattgAGGGGACTCTCCTATTGTCACCGAAGGAGGATTCTTCACAGAGATTTGAAGCCCCAAAATTTGCTAATCAACGAGAGAGGGGAACTAAAG CTTGCTGATTTTGGATTGGCTCGAGCTAAGTCAGTGCCCACAAAAACCTACTCCAATGAAGTGGTCACTTTGTGGTATCGGCCTCCAGATGTTCTTCTGGGCTCAACGGAATACTCAACACCAATAGATATCTG GGGAGTGGGgtgtatattttttgaaatggcCTGTGGACGTCCTCTATTCCCGGGCACATCAGTGGAAGAGCAGTTACAGTTGATATTCAGGTCGCTGGGTCCTCCCTCGGAAGAAGCCTGGCCTGCCCTGGCATGTTTGCCTGATTTCCACTCTTATGCCCTCATCATCCCACCCCCCATACCTGCTCATATACCTAATGCTCACCCCTCGCTCTGCACTGACTCTCTGCTTGGAAAGGCATTCAGACTGGATGAAGAGAGCTTAGATTTACTTCATAAATTTCTTCGA tatgaagcaaagaaaagaattTCTGCTGCTGATGCCATGAGACACAAGTACTTTGAGTCTTTAGGCCAGAGGGTTCACCGTTTACCTGATG tGGCGTCAATCTTCTCTGTCCCAGGAATACATTTGGGGAAAGACCCAGGTTGCAGACCGTCTTTAGGGTTTCTTCGAAATAATGGTGGCAGTCGTCTGAGGCGGCAAAGCATGCTTCTATGA
- the LOC124170879 gene encoding cyclin-dependent kinase 17-like isoform X4, whose protein sequence is METYTKLDKLGQGTYATVFKGRSRLTDNLVALKEIRLEHEEGAPCTAIREVSLLKELRHANIVTLHDIVHTEKSLTLVFEYLEKDLKQYMDDCGNIISMNDVKIFLFQLLRGLSYCHRRRILHRDLKPQNLLINERGELKLADFGLARAKSVPTKTYSNEVVTLWYRPPDVLLGSTEYSTPIDIWGVGCIFFEMACGRPLFPGTSVEEQLQLIFRSLGPPSEEAWPALACLPDFHSYALIIPPPIPAHIPNAHPSLCTDSLLGKAFRLDEESLDLLHKFLRYEAKKRISAADAMRHKYFESLGQRVHRLPDVASIFSVPGIHLGKDPGCRPSLGFLRNNGGSRLRRQSMLL, encoded by the exons ATGGAGACATACACCAAATTGGATAAGTTAGGCCAG GGCACCTATGCCACTGTCTTTAAGGGCCGCTCAAGATTAACAGATAACCTTGTGGCACTGAAGGAAATTCGCCTGGAGCATGAGGAAGGTGCCCCATGCACAGCTATACGGGAAGTCTCGCTGTTGAAGGAGTTGAGGCATGCCAACATTG TTACGCTTCATGATATTGTTCACACTGAAAAGTCACTGACTTTAGTATTTGAATATTTAGAGAAAGACCTCAAGCAGTACATGGATGATTGTGGAAACATTATCAGTATGAATGATGTCAag atatttttatttcaactattgAGGGGACTCTCCTATTGTCACCGAAGGAGGATTCTTCACAGAGATTTGAAGCCCCAAAATTTGCTAATCAACGAGAGAGGGGAACTAAAG CTTGCTGATTTTGGATTGGCTCGAGCTAAGTCAGTGCCCACAAAAACCTACTCCAATGAAGTGGTCACTTTGTGGTATCGGCCTCCAGATGTTCTTCTGGGCTCAACGGAATACTCAACACCAATAGATATCTG GGGAGTGGGgtgtatattttttgaaatggcCTGTGGACGTCCTCTATTCCCGGGCACATCAGTGGAAGAGCAGTTACAGTTGATATTCAGGTCGCTGGGTCCTCCCTCGGAAGAAGCCTGGCCTGCCCTGGCATGTTTGCCTGATTTCCACTCTTATGCCCTCATCATCCCACCCCCCATACCTGCTCATATACCTAATGCTCACCCCTCGCTCTGCACTGACTCTCTGCTTGGAAAGGCATTCAGACTGGATGAAGAGAGCTTAGATTTACTTCATAAATTTCTTCGA tatgaagcaaagaaaagaattTCTGCTGCTGATGCCATGAGACACAAGTACTTTGAGTCTTTAGGCCAGAGGGTTCACCGTTTACCTGATG tGGCGTCAATCTTCTCTGTCCCAGGAATACATTTGGGGAAAGACCCAGGTTGCAGACCGTCTTTAGGGTTTCTTCGAAATAATGGTGGCAGTCGTCTGAGGCGGCAAAGCATGCTTCTATGA